The DNA segment CATAGACCCGGGCTTCCTGTTTGGGGAAATGGTAGGAAATTGACAATGCCCCGCCATGGGTTTTGATGACCTGTCCCTGAGCTGCCAGTTCAGACAGATCGCGACGGATCGTGTCTTCAGATACTTTAAGCTCCACGCTAAGATGAGAAGACAACACCTTGTTGTGTAAATTTATCTGTTTAATGATTTGGGTATGACGCTCTTTTTTTAACATATACTTAACGCAAACTTTAAGCTAAGTTAATATTATTTATAAAATGTTATTGTTTTTTGAGGCTTAATGTTTGCCTTGCATTGTCTTTTTGCTGTTTTGTGCGGCTATCAAATAAATATTTGCTGTTTTATGCTGCTTTATAAAATAATGTATTTATATTTATAAGGTAAGCAGCAGCATTATGAGATTATTAGCAATTGATCTTGGAGGAACAAAATTAGCCCTGGCTACATTTACAGCAGATGGCAATGTGACCAGTAAGGATACTGTACTTTTAAGTGGGAGACAAGGTAAACAGGTTGGAAAGCTGATTGTAGATCTGGTTGCTGACCAGATTGCTCTTGCCGACCGGCAGGCTGATGAAATTGCAGCTATTGCGGTTTCCATTCCAGGTATCAGTAATGTTAAAAACAGCACGGTTTGGGCACCGAACATCTCCGGATGGGAAGCTTATCCGCTTTTACAGGAAATCGAGACCGTTAGCGGACAGATTCCTGTAACTATTGAGAGCGACAGGAGCTGTTATATTTTAGGAGAGGTATGGCAGGGGGCTGCAAAAGGCTGCAAGGATGCTATTTATTTGTCGGTAGGCACCGGGATAGGCGCAGGAATAATGGCAGGCGGCCAAATTTTGCGCGGTGCAAATGACATTGCCGGTGCCATAGGCTGGCTGGCTTTGAGGCCTCCTTATCATGAAAAATATAAAAACCACGGGCATTTTGAATA comes from the Pedobacter heparinus DSM 2366 genome and includes:
- a CDS encoding ROK family protein, which translates into the protein MRLLAIDLGGTKLALATFTADGNVTSKDTVLLSGRQGKQVGKLIVDLVADQIALADRQADEIAAIAVSIPGISNVKNSTVWAPNISGWEAYPLLQEIETVSGQIPVTIESDRSCYILGEVWQGAAKGCKDAIYLSVGTGIGAGIMAGGQILRGANDIAGAIGWLALRPPYHEKYKNHGHFEYYTSGEGIVRLTRELLHTKPAYKGGLRMKDPGELTTQKVFAAFMAEDEIAIQVFKHCIEYWGMAVANLVSLFNPEKIIIGGGVFGPASAFIPAIYEEAKRWGQPISAGLFVLEGSALGADAGIYGAGYAALKTFREFNAKNNVQ